Within the Miscanthus floridulus cultivar M001 chromosome 17, ASM1932011v1, whole genome shotgun sequence genome, the region GGGGGCTGGGAAAATAGCTTCTCAATGTGCCCGTAAGTTCATCTCCAAGTGGACGCATGCTGTTTATTTGGTGCACCTCTTTTTCTTTGCATTATCCATAGGTTTTTGTACTTCGCTAAAAAAATGTATAACCTATGTGATTGCCTAATCTGCAACCGCCAAATCTTAGCCAGAGCAGCACTGAACTTTTGCTATATGTACTGAACTTTTGAGCCAACTTACACCTCATTCGTTGCTAATCTCTTGCAGATGCAGCGACTGGCTTGTACGCCGAGTTGTTATCAAGGTGTTAATGCGGTTTGCACTGTTTCTTCATTAGGTAGTTTTAGTTGGAGGATGTCTGATGTATATTTTTCTCTTCATAGGCATAGATATTCCTTTATAATGTTACTGTACACTATGTGGGCTTGAATTTGCGTAGATACAGATGCTGGCACTCATTGATTGATTTTGATTGAATAAATGCTGTTCTACTCATCAAAATAATGTCGAGTATATTTCTGCATGGGTACTGGGACCTTTCTTTATTGGATTGAAGGCTCACaaattgttgtaaaaaaaaaaaatggcTCACAAACCATTTTATCTTGTCTGAGTAGCTGCTGAGTTTTAACTACTGGACACTGCAGCATTGTGTTGTCCATATGGCCTTAAGCCCTTAACACTCTCATCACCAATCTGTGGAGTCCTCGGACTCCCAGAGCTACGGCCCCATCACCCATCTATAGAGCTAAGGCCTTAACTATTGCACCATCCATATGTGATCTTAAATACAGTACTGACTCCTTTTCTGTTCATTATGTTGTAAATCCTCCATACAAAAAGGTAACTGTTCAAACAACTAGTGGTGTTGTGGATGTAGACTGAATTGAAATTAAATGGATGGAAAGTGCAGGCTTCAGTAATCTTATTTTCCCACCCTTACATTTCCCTGTGAAGCCTTTGCCAAATAGCTATTTTATGTACCTTGTCGTCAGTATTTGGTGAAAACTGAGCTCCCCCAAACTCATTTGACATATCTTCTGTAGCAATCGGGGTTTACTGAGACAATGGGAACAACTTGGACAAGCTAAGATTGTTTTGACATGCAAGAATCAACAGGAAATGTTAGTCCTTTGCTCTCATAATACCTAAGTTTCCATAGAACATGTTTGCTTGGTGGTGATGTGTAAATTTGTATTTTACTTTATAAGCATGCTTGTTCCCCTGTGGTCTATTATCAGGAACAGGCTAAAGGAAACTGCAGAACATCGAGGTATTCCTACATTTATTGTTGCTGATGCAGGCCGCACAGAGGTTAGTTTCATGCTTATGCGGATCTACCTACTTTGATACGTAAAACTAGCCCTCCTGTCAGCCTTCACAAAAATCAAGAAAACAATATCCTTCTAAATTTCGGATGGTTTAACATATCTAAGTGATTCTTAATTTGAAAATTAGTATTTGATTTATTGTAGATTGGGTAAAATTTTTTTACTAAAATGATATACTTCAACCATTAGTTCCATGCAAGGTTTTTTCATTCCAGATACTTAACTATTTTTGTGCCTATGTGCCATGTGATGAGTTTATGGTGTGCCATTTCTATCTTCTGTGCACAGGAAATGGGCTGGCACGGACATCAATATTATCAAACATTCCTACTACTATTTAGTGTTTACCCTCATCGATTTTTTCCTTGTATAGGTGTTGGCTGGATCCAAAACAGTTCTTGCAATAGGACCAGGTTAGATTCTCAATCAGAAGTTCAGACTTTTTTTTTTATCTCTGCAGCTATATTTTAAGTTGCAAGTTTGAACTGTATGTTGGAATTCGTGAGTCCCATATATTTCCCTTTGTTTGTCAATGCGACAAGAGTTTTTCATGACCTGAGGATTTTCCTTGAAATTACCTTGTGCAGGGAGGAAAGCTGACATCGATTCAGTTACTGGGAAACTGCGTTTGCTGTGATCTGCATCTCGGAGATGGTCAATCATATGTTCTTCTGATTTCTTCATATGATTGTTTTACTGTCATGCCAACATATCTGATTATTAACTGGACCTCAATTGAGAGCCCTTTCAAAAATCATAGTAGCAAAAGTACTTGATTATTTAAATCCCATCTTAATGCAGCAATCCGAATCACTTAATGTGGATAATTACTGCTAAAATGGGCTTTATGTTTTCTCTCTCTCCAGAGTATTGTCTTTCCACTTGAAGAGCCCCGCGGTCTCGTTTAGCATCAGAAACAGTTGCCTGCTCGGGTTGGTTGTAGCCGTTTGAAGGTTAACCTGACGATTATTCGTGGAAGTTTCCGTTTTTAGGTGGCCCATTTGAAATGCCATTGCTTGTAACCATGTATCCATCTTGTTGTATTTTTATGTCTGAGAAGTATTTGTAGTTTCGGATTAGGTATCATTCCACTCTAAGTAAGGGATACctggaccttgtgccaacaggaAACTTCAAGCATGTCTTAACTCTCGTGTAGAGGGCATGGTAGCCTTTCTCGTCAAACATTCGTAGCATAATCAGTTGCATTTCTGTTGGATGTTGTGCGCGCCTTCCTAGTTCCTTCAAAACGGCAGGGCACGCAGGTTTCCTGAACTATCATGAAGTGTTCCTGCTGATTCTTTCCTCGACCGTGCGAGATTCCACGAACGGGACTCGATGTACCTTCGCAAGTTTGCATGTTGAGAAGCAAAGAACTTACTTGGATCATACGTTGCGTCGCGAAGAGTCGCATTAAGTTTGTACACACTCCGGTACTAGTTCAGAGCTTGGGAAATATACCTTTCAAACCAATGCAaactttgacaaaatatgcaGAAGTTACAAGAGCTAGTATGACCGTACGAGTCCTGCTGCATTGAAAGTTCCGCAAGTCCAATGTGAATTCGGGCTGGCCCGTGCCAATTTCCAGCCTCGCAAGGCACGGAGCGGCCCAATAAAGGCGAGCAGCTGCAAGTCTGCAGCCAGGCAAAGGCATCCGCGCACCTCAACGACGCTCGTCGGCCAACCTACCAACGCTCCCCGGCCTCCCCCCCGCAGGCCCCGCTTTCCactgcagcagccagcagggccAGCAGGAGGGAAAGGGCGGACCAACTCCGAAGCCCAAACCCTCAACCCccagccgcgccgcgccgcccgcccaTGGCCTCCTCCTCCCACTCCCTCGCCGCCTCGCGGCGCGGCCGCAGCGCGCGGCAGGCGCCCTTCTTCCGCGACCTCGCCACCCCGATCCCGTCCCACCGCGGCGTCTCCCGCTTCGCCTCGGGGGCTTCCCCctccgccacgccgccgccgccgcccatcttCACCCTCGACGACCGCTACGCCGCCGCGGACTTCTCCCCGGACCCCACCGCCTCCGACCTCCTCCCCGTCGCGTCCTCCCCctccccccgcgccgccgccagccGCTCGCCGCCATGGGACCTGTCCCGGGGCAAGGTGTCGCTCTCGCCACCAGGATCCCCCATGGATGGGGTCGTCGAGCCGGCTCGGAAAGAGGTGCTCGCTTTGACGCCGCCCGCGAGCCCTGGCGCCCCACCTCCTGCCACGACAGCGGAGGCGCAGTCACCGGCTAGGACGGAGCCAGTGGCGAACGGAGGGGAGGTCGAACGGGAGGAGTGGGTCACTGTATTCGGGTGAGcaattattacttatgctttgtTTTGTACTGGATTATTAGCTTATAAATGTGTTGGCAGACGCTTATGAACACGGTGGATTTGGCTAGGAGGCTATGATAAATGTTTATCATGAGTTGACACGCTCCTTGCATTTTTCTTGCTCCCTCCCTCAGTCCCTCGGCAGTTATTTGCTAACCCGAAATTGTAGGCGCCTTGTATGATAAATTGATTCAGTTCTGTTGGTGCTTTTTCTACAGATTCTCTATTGGAGATACCAACCTTGTTCTTCGGGAATTCGAGAAATGCGGAGTAATATTGAGACATCACTCTGGTCCAAGAGATGGAAATTGGATCCACATATTGTACCAGGTAATGATACATTAAACTACTGTTGTGCTTCCATTTTCTGTTCTACCATTTAAATTTAATTTCATGTACCCAGGTTTCACAGAGTAGTCATATTAGCTCAGGCTGCTCTGTAGCTTACCAGCGAGTTTAGTTGCCAGTGAACTGAAACAACTACATAAACTGATTTGGGCTCCCCCATTAGGTTGAATAATGTTCTTGTACCGGTTTAATATAGTGTCAATTTTTAGCTGCACAATATCAACACCAAGTTTTATCCCCGTGTGGCATATGGTTTTGGTTATCCCTTGAACCAGAAGCATATAGGTAACTTAGTCCTGGTCTCCTGGATAGGTTTTTAGCATAACATGCTCAAGGTCACAACTTTATTTATGAATTCTCTAAATTCATAAAATGATGCATTGTTATGTTTCTGCTGACGATGGGTTTACAAATATCCTAGAAAGATGCTGGAAAACATATAGAAATGTCATGTGATTTCTGAATTCCCTTGGCACAGCCAAGTTATGAGGCTTATCCAAATAGCAACTCTTCTGAGCTCTTGTTGTCATCAGGTCTTCAGGTAGTTCTTTTGTTGGTAGTGTCAGTTTGCTTTATGTATTTTTAAAATTAAAAACGTGTATGGTGGTCACTATCAACTCTACCTTTCTAGATGTATTGTTCCTATTGTTATTTCTGATTCTCTTAATTTTGAGATGTTAGCATCTCTGTTTATTTGACAATATTGTCAGTTCTGTTCTTTACATGCATCATAGTAAATGTTTCTACATTACTAGTCCTAATACTGACAAATTTCACCATCATGTATGTGTTCCTGAAGCGCTCTTATGATGCTCGAAAGGCCCTTCAGAAAAATGGTATCCAACTAAGCAGCAGTCTGATAGTTGGAGTAAAGCCTATTGATGCAGTGCACCGGCAGCAGCTGGACGAGAGTTTCGCGCGAAGCAGTCAAGGTGGATTTATGGTTTCCTTGCCTTCAAAGTCACTTGGCTTGAAGAGCACAGGTGCATCGCACCAGTTAGGAGCCTTGCCCCGCCCGTATGACCCTAAAGCTAACACTAATGTTAGCCGAGATGCAGGCCGTCGTGTAACTGGCAGCGTTGCTGCACCAGCAAAATCAATTGTAACCAATGTGATGGATTTGATATTTGGCATCTGATATGCAATGAGGACCAATGCATCCGGGACCTTCTCTGTTTCTTCTGTTTACTTGTTCGAGAATGCCAgcattccaaagattcagcagCAAATTTTGCTGAAGTTTGAGAGCTTACAGAGTGAACTTTCTTTCGGTGATGTAACATTAAAATTATGCAATTTTTCACTTTTATTGTACTTATATGTTGTCTCATGGTATGTCCATATGAGGGCAGTTGTATGTTAATGGCAATGCTATAGCTCTTGTTGTGGgcgattttttatatttttaactCGTTCgtgtatttttttttctctcctgtCGTTTAAGTGTTACTACCTCCGTTTTCGTTTACTTGTCACCAACCTTTTACTGTAGCAGATTTGACCCgccgtttttttttcttctagaaaatcttagatacttcaaaGTATATAACATTAATCAAGTATGTAAAATGAAAAATCATATATGTaaaaacttgatgtatctaaaaatcttttgcaaaaaaaaacgcatggtcaaaattgctacagtaaaGTACCTTGCTTCTGCCTCTCCCTCGGAAGAGGTGCTGCTGTAATTTTCGAGAAATCATAtattataggccccgttcgcttgtcttaaaaatggcttgtttggcttttttttttcagccgaaacaatatttttctctcacaataatttagccggaacaatgtttttcagccagtttcgatcaagtttcagaccagcgaacgggttCATTTTTTTTCCCAAGAGGTTCGTATCATCTAGAATGCTTTCAGTTAACGAAGGAAACACTGGTCTCAAATACTAAATAGTGTTATTTTGTGGCAAGGTTTCTTTTTTTGCTCTTTCGGTTTCCAAAAGTGCTACATCATCTAGAGTGTTTTTGAGTTAGAGTGAAGTGATCCTCCCCGGTGAATTGTGTCATTTTGTTGTTTCATGGCTGGGTAAATTGTAACGCACTTCCGGCTGAAACGATGCTAGTTTCATAAGGTTTCAAGGTCGGAAACATTATTACTCGCCGCTTCACCTGGATGACAGTCCATTTTTTTTCGGCCCTGTTCTTTTGAACTTATCCGTTATGGTAcgatgtttttttttctcccaACAAAACAGTATTAGTTGGCTTATTAACCgcaaaaccatcagccgaacagcttTCTCTCTTTTCATATATAATAGTTCGGGTTTATCCGCTcacgttttttctttttttatgaaaaaGTGCGCTCATGCAGTCACGCTACTGGATTGCATTTTTCTTTTACCGTCTTTTACACCAAAGGTGTTTCTTGTGGTCCCTAGTTGTTTGCGGCTTTCTGATTGGCTAGTGTGCTGGAAAACATGTCATCGAACCAATTAGGAGGAGCCTTCTTTATCTTGACTAAAAAAGAGAAATCGAATCCTAACCCATGGATGAAAATACCAACGGTCTTGATTGTCTCTTCCCTCAATTTTTCATATTAGCCCTAGGATTCTTATCATCGTGTCTCGTTTTCTACCTTTTGCAATTTATTATTCTAAAAAACCCCATCTATTTTCATCTCTTCGACAGTTCGATGGACACAAATAAAAGGTCTGTTCACTTCTGCTTACAGCTGAAGCTTGCTGCAGCTCTTGCTACATTGACGCGCAGCTGGGCTGTACCAGCAGCTGCAGCCGCAAAAGCTGGCTGAAAATTTTGTGACTTGATTATCTCAATAAAAATATGGGGTTTATGAACAGAATAAATTTAATAAATATTCAAACTAAATGAAATCACAGTACTATCATTAGTACACCGACGAACACTGTGTGTATGTATATACGGTAGGCTGAAGCGGGACACAATCAAACAACTTTGCAGGATGGCTGGCAGCCGGGCACCGTGCCGTGCATAACCCCGTTCCGACAAATAACAGCGTTCCCAGGGGCGTACTCGCAAAAAGTGCAATAAATCCCGAGTCGTAGCACGGGACTGGAGCACCCAGTTCACGATCGCGAGGTCGTCGTCTCCGCCTGGGTCCAGCACTGGGATTTCCGCGCCTTCCACCCACGCACACACCCAAGGACGCACGCAGGCCGCAATGGCGGAGCCCGAGGTCTCAcccgcggcggccggcggcggcggcaagctcCGCAACGCCTTCGGGGGCGTGCTCTGCGCCTTCACGCTCCTCCTCATCGGCGTGGTCGCGTTCTCGATCCGCCTCTTCTCCGTAAGATCCGCTTTGCCCCCCCGAGCCTCCAGATCCAGTTCGGTGCTCGCGAAGCGCTCATCCCCGAATTGTGTGTGCTCATGCGTTATGCCTGCTGGCGCGCAGGTAATCAAGTACGAGAGCGTGATCCACGAGTTCGACCCCTACTTCAACTTCCGTGTCACTCAGGTTTGATTGCTGGTTCCATTGGTTTAACGTTTTGCTTTTGTTCTGCAGTATGTGGAATTCAGCTCACTTCTGTAGGAGACTACGGTGGTATATTGATGCTGAGTTTCGGTGTTGGGAGGGTTTTGGGTTTTGGGAATTTACTCTTGTGCCCTGTCTGCTAGATTTAGTTTACTATGAGATGATTAGTGGAAGTATAAAGCAAGCGACACTCACTTGGAGGCATAAATTGTTGGTTGAAACAGTTATCTGTCACATCTGGTCTAAATTTCTCCTTGTTACAGTTTCTGTCGAAGAATGGAATTTACGAGTTCTGGAACTGGTTTGATGATAGGACATGGTAAGAGCAGCAGCTCCAATTTCTCAGTCATTTAGTACTGCACGATTTCTGTGTAACAGGAATCATTTACTAGGCTGAtttcgttgctgctgctgctgttttaGGTATCCCCTTGGCCGTGTGATTGGTGGCACTGTGTATCCTGGTTTGACATTGACTGCTGGAACTATTTGGTGGTATGCCATCAAGGGACACAATTTACAGTCTTACATTTACATTCTTCTGATTAGATGTGCCTAAAGTATTTGAATGGTCCACTAGGTTGCTGAACTCTCTCAACATCCCACTGTCTGTGGAGACAGTTTGTGTGTTCACAGCTCCAATTTTCTCAGCAAATGCATCCTGGGCTACTTACCTGTTAACAAAGGTTTGTTTTTCAACGAAGTGTGGATTATCACATTATTCTTACCCATTTGCAAATTGTGTGCTTACTTTGACTTCTGCGATAGGAAGCAAAGGGTACTGGAGCTGGATTAATGGCAGCAGCCATTTTGGCAATGGTAAATTGCGCTAACGACTCCCCTACCAATTTTGACCATAATTAAAGAAAAGCTAAATTGGTACAAAACTTCTTTGGTTTATATATATTTAGCCATTTTCATGTCATGGTGGAAATAGAAATAAGGATTCTCTTTAATCAAACCAAATTTATTGTCAGTTCATTTCAGCTTTATAGTGTCCATGTACGGTTTAGGAAAGATAAGTGTTACAAGTTGCAATACTATTTATGATTGCTGATTTCTTTATCCTAAACATATATTTCTAAAGTAAATGAGAAATATTATTGAATGACTCAATCTGTGTTTTGTTGAACCTGGGTACTTGACAATCGGTTTCCTCAGTTACTCGGGTTTgcaatatttttctttttacaGGATTTTGTTAATGTTGCCGAATTGTAATGCTTCATTCAGATAACACCAAGATGTTAATTTCTAGCTAATCGCCCACTTCTTAGAACATTGTATTATCTATATATGTAGTCTTCCGTACTCTCCTAGTACCATGTGATTAATCAGAATGTTCTCGACATCATCACAGGTTCCCTCATACATCTCAAGATCTGTTGCAGGCAGCTATGATAATGAAGCTGTAGCAATATTTGCCTTGATATTTACATTTTATCTATATGTAAAGGTAATGGTGCTCAAGATATGTTTTCCATTTTGCTTCTTTGACATATGCAATGCTCTGACTTGTTATGCATATACAGACGCTGAACACGGGATCACTCTTTTATGCAACACTCAATGCTCTCTCATATTTCTACATGGTAAACGTGTTGAATTTTGATCCACGTTTTTCGAATGTTCTTTGTAATCATATACTAGGCTTTTCTAGGTCTGCTCTTGGGGAGGCTACACATTCATTATCAATCTTATCCCAATGCATGTCCTCTTGTGCATTGTAACTGGTCGTTATTCTTCGCGGCTCTACATTGCATATGCTCCCCTTGTGAGTGCGTAAGCTTCCTCTGGTTGGCACACTCTTCTTTACAGACTTTTTGTCCGGAACTGTAACTTACCAGATCCATGGACCATTCAGGTTATACTTGGAACGCTTCTGGCAGCATTAGTACCTGTGGTTGGTTTTAATGCAGTAATGACCTCTGAGCAC harbors:
- the LOC136516959 gene encoding nuclear pore complex protein NUP35-like isoform X1 is translated as MASSSHSLAASRRGRSARQAPFFRDLATPIPSHRGVSRFASGASPSATPPPPPIFTLDDRYAAADFSPDPTASDLLPVASSPSPRAAASRSPPWDLSRGKVSLSPPGSPMDGVVEPARKEVLALTPPASPGAPPPATTAEAQSPARTEPVANGGEVEREEWVTVFGFSIGDTNLVLREFEKCGVILRHHSGPRDGNWIHILYQRSYDARKALQKNGIQLSSSLIVGVKPIDAVHRQQLDESFARSSQGGFMVSLPSKSLGLKSTGASHQLGALPRPYDPKANTNVSRDAGRRVTGSVAAPAKSIVTNVMDLIFGI
- the LOC136516959 gene encoding uncharacterized protein isoform X2; translated protein: MAPPPRRNPQQNPTRRKGEEPWLAASLRPANFLPGLAIGFLLGLLLDLSSSWRPKSSSPPAPATAPARGSSSKRASGSSFASGGEELKMVLVVRQDLKMGAGKIASQCAHAATGLYAELLSSNRGLLRQWEQLGQAKIVLTCKNQQEMNRLKETAEHRGIPTFIVADAGRTEVLAGSKTVLAIGPGRKADIDSVTGKLRLLFSIGDTNLVLREFEKCGVILRHHSGPRDGNWIHILYQRSYDARKALQKNGIQLSSSLIVGVKPIDAVHRQQLDESFARSSQGGFMVSLPSKSLGLKSTGASHQLGALPRPYDPKANTNVSRDAGRRVTGSVAAPAKSIVTNVMDLIFGI